One Deltaproteobacteria bacterium genomic region harbors:
- a CDS encoding circadian clock protein KaiB, which yields MDTSSEGKTKAAVFVFRLFVAGNEPHSKRAKDNFRKLCEQRIKIPYELEIVDVFDSFEIALENNIFLTPALMMVSPAPAVTVFGDLSDTEEVSKALRLAGDE from the coding sequence ATGGATACCTCATCCGAAGGAAAGACGAAAGCGGCGGTGTTTGTTTTCCGATTGTTTGTGGCCGGCAATGAGCCTCATTCCAAGAGGGCTAAAGACAACTTCAGAAAACTTTGTGAGCAACGCATCAAAATACCCTATGAGCTGGAGATCGTGGATGTGTTCGATTCTTTTGAAATCGCCCTGGAAAACAACATCTTTCTCACTCCTGCCCTAATGATGGTGTCCCCCGCGCCGGCAGTGACCGTCTTCGGAGACTTGAGCGATACGGAAGAAGTCAGCAAAGCCCTGAGATTGGCGGGAGACGAATAA